A region from the Arachis ipaensis cultivar K30076 chromosome B01, Araip1.1, whole genome shotgun sequence genome encodes:
- the LOC107613697 gene encoding uncharacterized protein LOC107613697, producing MSVDALGRLCELLKVQGGLRDECRISIPEQVIAFLIILAHHKKNRTLQVRFYRSGETISRYFNKVLSSVIRVQSLLFAKAVPVPDDYIDPRWKWFKGCLGALDGTYIDVTVPEKDKSRYRTRKGKISTNVLCVCNRDMNFVYALSGWEGSASDSKILRDAISRRNNLKIPIGNYYLVDAGYTNCKGFLAPYRHTRYHVQEWAHGRNAHRNF from the exons ATGAGCGTAGATGCATTAGGAAGATTGTGTGAGTTACTAAAAGTTCAAGGTGGATTAAGAGATGAATGTCGTATAAGTATACCTGAACAAGTGATTGCGTTTTTAATAATACTAGCTCATCATAAAAAGAATCGCACGCTTCAAGTTAGATTTTATAGGTCAGGAGAAACAATAAGTAGGTATTTCAACAAGGTGTTATCCTCGGTCATACGTGTCCAAAGTCTATTGTTTGCAAAAGCTGTTCCTGTTCCAGATGACTACATAGATCCCAGATGGAAATGGTTTAAG ggttgtCTAGGAGCATTAGATGGAACATATATAGATGTGACTGTCCCTGAAAAAGATAAATCAAGATACCGAACAAGAAAAGGTAAGATATCAACTAATGTCCTATGCGTATGCAATCGAGATATGAACTTTGTGTACGCACTTAGTGGATGGGAAGGATCCGCTTCGGATTCAAAAATCCTTAGAGATGCCATTTCACGTCGTAATAACCTCAAGATACCAATTG GGAATTATTATTTAGTAGATGCGGGTTATACTAACTGCAAGGGATTTCTAGCACCATATAGGCATACTCGATACCACGTTCAAGAATGGGCTCATGGTAGAAATGCTCATAGGAATTTTTGA
- the LOC110266938 gene encoding uncharacterized protein LOC110266938, with protein sequence MDRHIWTDEETEAFVGFMEELVIEGRRADAGQFRPGSFEKLTTKMNEKFPGGSFQISHCKNKVKRLKEKYQFAADMAACSDFGWDDVKQCVVVDNKEILAAYLKKQGQRLYTPGKPFPLYPRLEKIFCKERASGVDAVSGNDVEEEVQKDGDEEMDDE encoded by the exons ATGGACAGACATATCTGGACTGACGAAGAGACAGAAGCATTTGTCGGTTTTATGGAGGAGCTTGTCATTGAAGGAAGAAGAGCTGATGCGGGTCAGTTTAGACCTGGTTCATTTGAAAAGCTTACGACAAAAATGAATGAGAAATTTCCAGGTGGTAGTTTTCAAATAAGCCATTGCAAGAATAAAGTTAAAAGGCTAAAAGAGAAGTATCAATTTGCAGCTGACATGGCAGCCTGTAGCGATTTTGGATGGGATGATGTGAAGCAATGTGTGGTTGTGGATAACAAAGAGATCCTAGCTGCATATTTGAAG AAACAAGGACAAAGGTTGTATACTCCAGGAAAGCCCTTTCCTCTGTATCCGCGTTTGGAGAAAATATTTTGCAAAGAAAGAGCAAGTGGAGTGGATGCTGTAAGTGGCAATGACGTTGAAGAAGAAGTCCAAAAAGATGGAGATGAAGAAATGGATGACGAATAA